A single Chanos chanos chromosome 8, fChaCha1.1, whole genome shotgun sequence DNA region contains:
- the cbx3b gene encoding chromobox protein homolog 3b isoform X1 → MRKKQNVKNRRAEETTVQEFVVEKIIHRRVTNGKVEYFLKWKGFNETENTWEPEDNLDCPELIEEFLRNLKTAEESKKEVHLPVKPEGSLTVELTELERDACSQTAYTQLETEEPEDQNSGLSPSRPSLSEPERIIGSTDRQGELMFLVKWKDVDQLALLSAKEASTRCPEMVIAFYEDKLAWHGEEEQQ, encoded by the exons ATGAGAAAGAagcaaaatgttaaaaatagaaGGGCAGAGGAGACCACAGTCCAAGAGTTTGTGGTGGAAAAAATCATCCACCGGAGAGTGACAAACGGAAAAGTGGAATATTTCCTGAAATGGAAAGGGTttaatga AACTGAAAATACTTGGGAACCGGAGGATAATCTTGATTGTCCAGAGCTGATTGAGGAATTCCTTAGAAATCTTAAAACTGCAGAGGAATCCAAGAAAGAGGTGCATCTCCCCGTAAAGCCAGAGGGCAGCCTAACAGTGGAGCTTACCGAGTTGGAGAGAGATGCT TGTTCTCAGACAGCCTACACTCAGCTTGAGACAGAAGAACCTGAAGATCAGAACTCTGGGCTGTCTCCGAGTCGACCCAGTCTTTCAGAACCAGAACGCATCATTGgctccacagacagacaagggGAACTCATGTTTCTTGTCAAATG GAAAGATGTGGACCAACTGGCCCTGCTGTCCGCAAAAGAGGCCAGCACGAGATGCCCTGAGATGGTCATCGCTTTTTATGAGGACAAGCTTGCTTGGCATGGGGAGGAGgaacagcagtga
- the cbx3b gene encoding chromobox protein homolog 3b isoform X2 — translation MRKKQNVKNRRAEETTVQEFVVEKIIHRRVTNGKVEYFLKWKGFNETENTWEPEDNLDCPELIEEFLRNLKTAEESKKECSQTAYTQLETEEPEDQNSGLSPSRPSLSEPERIIGSTDRQGELMFLVKWKDVDQLALLSAKEASTRCPEMVIAFYEDKLAWHGEEEQQ, via the exons ATGAGAAAGAagcaaaatgttaaaaatagaaGGGCAGAGGAGACCACAGTCCAAGAGTTTGTGGTGGAAAAAATCATCCACCGGAGAGTGACAAACGGAAAAGTGGAATATTTCCTGAAATGGAAAGGGTttaatga AACTGAAAATACTTGGGAACCGGAGGATAATCTTGATTGTCCAGAGCTGATTGAGGAATTCCTTAGAAATCTTAAAACTGCAGAGGAATCCAAGAAAGAG TGTTCTCAGACAGCCTACACTCAGCTTGAGACAGAAGAACCTGAAGATCAGAACTCTGGGCTGTCTCCGAGTCGACCCAGTCTTTCAGAACCAGAACGCATCATTGgctccacagacagacaagggGAACTCATGTTTCTTGTCAAATG GAAAGATGTGGACCAACTGGCCCTGCTGTCCGCAAAAGAGGCCAGCACGAGATGCCCTGAGATGGTCATCGCTTTTTATGAGGACAAGCTTGCTTGGCATGGGGAGGAGgaacagcagtga